Within the Streptomyces vilmorinianum genome, the region TCTGCCTCTGCCTCGGGCTCCGGCTCGACGACGACGGCGATCTCGGTGAGCTCCTCGGCCGCCTCACCACGCCACGCCTTGACGGCCTCCTCGCCGTGGGCGGCGACCTCCTCGTACTTCTCGCGCGCCTTGACGGCGTACTCGGCGGCGACGCCGACACCCCGCAGGGCCAGGTCCTGGGCGGTCTCGCCCAGCTTCTTCAGGTCCGTGTCGAGGGTGCCGACGACCTCCGCGAGCTTCGACTGCACGGTGACCTGGGCCTCCTTGGCCCGGTCCGCGACCTTCTCCTGCACGGCCTTGGGGTCCGTCCGGCGTACGGCGTCGATCCGCGCGGGCGCCTCGGCGGCGATCTGCTCGATCAGACCGGGGACCTTCTTGGCCTGCTGGACGGCGAGGTCGGCGGTGCCGGCGGCGAAGTAGAGAGGGGTACGCAGTTCTTCGATGATGGCCATGCTGGTGGTCCTCCCGGATGTGTACGTACGGGCTAGCTCGCAGGTCGTCGTTCGGCATCGGGGGTGTCGTCGCCCTCCGCGCGGCGGTCGCCCTCCGTGGCCTCGGCGGCCTCGGCGGCGTTCTCCTTGCGGAAGGAGTCGTAGATCTGGAGCAGCACCTGCTTCTGCCGCTCGTTGATCGAGGGATCGGCCAGGATGACGGCGCGCGTCTCCAGCTCCTCCCGCTCCTTCTCGTCGAGGATCCCGGCCCGCACGTAGAGCGTCTCGGCGGAGATCCGCAGAGCCTTGGCGACCTGCTGCAGCACCTCGGCGCTGGGCTTGCGCAGGCCTCGCTCGATCTGGCTCAGATACGGATTGGACACCCCGGCGGCCTCCGCGAGCTGCCGCAACGACAGCTGCGCGGTGCGCCGCTGCTCGCGCAGGTACTCGCCAAGATTGCCGACGTTGAGTGATGCCATGCTCCGACCATGCCACCGCGCGCTAACTATTGCAAGCACGTGCTTGCAATAGTGTCGCACCTCACCTCGTGACGACGACGGCGACGGCGACAGCGACGGCGGCGGGGCCGAGCCAAGGGCCTCCCGCGCAGCGGGAGTTCGGGCCGCGGCGAGGTTCCGGCGGGCCGGGCCTTGGCTAGTCTGCTCGGGTGACCACCGACCTGACCCTGCTGCCGCGTGTCGCCTACCGCGGACAGGAGGTCACCGCGCCCCGGCTCCGCGGCCTCCTCGCGCTGCTCGCGAGCGACCTGCGCACGGGCTGCGGCAGCGAGCGGCTCGTGGCAGGGCTGTGGCCGGACGCGTTGCCGGAGCGGCCGGGAAAGGCGGTACAGGTCCTCGTGTCCAGGGCGCGGGCGCTGCTGGGCGCCGACGTCATCGCCAGTACGCCGACCGGCTACCGGCTCGCCCTCGCCGAGGACCAGGTCGACAGCTCCGCCCTGCTGCTGCACGCCGCCACCAGCGCGGACCGGGCCAGGGCCGGGGACCACGCGGGATCGCTGGCGGCGGCCGAGGCCGGGCTCGCGCTGTGGGAGGGCACCCCTGACGGGCCCGGCGGACCCGGCGGACCCGGCGGAACCACAGACCCCGTAGCCGCGTTGCGCACCGAGCGCGCCCCCGTCCGCGGCACGCTCGCCCGCGCGCGGGCGCTCGCGCTCGCCCGCCTCGGACGGCACGCGGAGGCGGCCGGGCCGCTGGCCGCGGCCGCCTCGGAGCATCCGCGCGACGAGGAGGTGCTCGCCGAGCTGCTGCGCGGCGAGGCGGCGACGACGGGCCCGTCCGCCGCGCTGATGCGGTACGAGGCGTACCGCCGTGAGCTGCGCGACGAGCTCGGTACGGATCCGGGCGCCGCGCTCAAGGCCGTACAGCGGGAGCTGCTGCGCGGCGAGGCGCCTGCGGTCAGGCACGGCGTGCCGCACGAGCCGAACCCGCTGCTCGGCCGGGACGAGGACATCGCGGCGGTGGAGCGGCTGCTGCGCGCCTCCCGCGCCGTCACCCTCGTAGGACCCGGCGGCCTCGGCAAGACCCGGCTCGCGCACGCCGTCAGCCGCCGGGCCGAGCAGCGCGTGGTGTATTTCGTGCCGCTCGCCGGCGTCACCGCGGACGAGGACGTGGCCGCGGAGGTGGCCTCGGCGCTCGGCGCGGGCGAGGGGCGGCCCTCCGCCGTGAGCGGTCACGCCGCGGCCGACCCGGTGTCCGGCATCCTCGGCGTGCTCGGCTCCGGGCCCGCTCTGCTGGCCCTGGACAACTGCGAGCAGGTCGTCCGGGGCGCCGCCGACCTCGTACAGGCCCTGGTCTCGTCCTCGAGGGACCTGCGGGTGCTCACCACCAGCCGGGCCCCGCTCGGCCTCACGTCGGAGGCGGTGTACGCGCTGCCTGAGCTCGGTCCCGCCACCTCGGCCGAGCTGTTCACCCAGCGCGCCCGGGCCGCCAGGCCCGGCGTGGAGCTGCCGCCGGACGCGGTGGCCGAGCTGTGCCGCCACCTCGACGGGCTGCCGCTCGCCCTGGAGCTGGCCGCGGCGCGGGTGCGGGTGCTCTCGGTGCCGGAGATCGCCCGCCGCCTCGGCGACCGGTTCGCGCTCCTTCGCGGCGGGGTGCGGGACGTGCCGGAGCGCCACCGCACGCTGCACGCGGTCGTGGACTGGAGCTGGAACCTGCTGGACGAGGACGCCAGGGCCGCGCTGCGCATGCTGTCCGTCTTTCCCGGCGGCTTCTCCGGCGAGGCGGCGGAGCAGGTGCTCGGCGAGGACGCGCTGTTCCTGCTTGAGCAGTTGGCCGGTCAGTCGCTGATCACTGTCGCCGACACCCCGGCCGGTATGCGGTTCAGGATGCTGGAGACCATACGGGAGTTCAGCGCGGCCCGGCGTGCGGAGGCGGGCGAGGACGAGGAGGCCGTGGGCCGGTTCCTCGCCTGGGCGCGGGACTTCGGGATCGCGCACCACGACTGGTTCTTCGGCTCGGGACCGCTGTCCGCCTGGGAGCGGATCAGGGCCGAGCAGGACAACCTCGTGCTGGCCCTGCGGCACGCCCTGGCCCGTACGGACGGCCCCACCACCGCCGCCCTCACCGCCGTCCTCGCCGCCCTGTGGTCCACCGGCTCCAACTACCCCCGCCTCGTCGCCCTCGCCGCGGAGACCGGCCCGCCGCTGTCGCACTACCACCCCGAGCCCGAACACGTCGAAGTCGCCCGCGCCGCCGCGGTGTTGTGCACGGCGAGCCTGTTCATGGGCTACGGCCCGCACGTCGTACGCCAGCTCGTCACCCTCCGGCGGCTGCCCCCGGCCCCGCCGGACACGCTGCTGCGCGCCATCGCGACAGTGCTGAGCGCGGTCCCCGAGATGCTGCCTCCCGACTACGACGTGCTGCGGGGGCTCTGCGACAGCGAGCAGCCGCTGCTCGCCGGCATCGCGGAGTGCGTCGCCACCTACGTCTGGGAGTCGGAGCACGACATCGACCGCGCGCTCGCCTCGGCTCGGCGGATCATCGCCGCACTGGCGCCGGTCGACAACCCGTTCCTGCAGGTCATGGGCCACGCCCGGCTGAGCGAGCTGTACTTGCAGACGGAGCAGGGCGAGGCCGCGTACGGACACCTCAAGGCGGCGCTCCAAGCGCTCCAGGCGCTGCCGCGGCTCGGCGACGAGCACGACTTCATCGGCGTCCGCTGGAGTCTCGTCCTCGCCTGCCTGCAGCGCGGCGACCCCGACGAGGCCGAGTACTGGCTGCGGCAGGCCGCGGGCGCCAACACCTCGCAGCAGGACGACCACAGCATGGACCTCCTCGGGCGCGCCGAGATCGCGCTCGCCCGCGGACTGACGGAGGTCGGGCTCGGCTTGTGGCGCTCCGCCGTGCAGCCGCTGCCCGCAGCCGACTCGACACACGGCGGCGACCCCTTCCTCGACCGGTGGGTACTGCAGATCCTGGCGGTGGCGGTGACGGCGCACGCGCACGCCGGCCGTCTCGAGCTCGTCGCGGAGCCGGTCGACCGACTGCGGCAGGGGCTGCGAACCCTGCTCTCCGGTCCGTCCGGCTCGCCCATGGAGTTCCCGGTGTTCGGGACGGTGCTGCACGCGCTCGGCATGGCGGGGCTCGCGTCCGGCGACACCGGTGCCGTACGGATGATCGCGCTGGCCGAACGGCTGCGGGTGCTGCGCGATTTCCAGCCGACGATGTCGGCGGACCGCGCCCGGCAGGCGGTCGGGGCCGCCGGGAACGCTGCCAGGGCGGCGTACGCCGACGCGGTGTCGGAGTACGCCGCCCTGGAGCGGGACGAGCTGCGGGAGGCGGCCCGCGCTGTCATGGCGGTTACTTCGGGTCGCGGTTGAACAGTGCTGTCGACCAGCGGTAGCCGAGCGCGGTGAGGCCGACGCACCAGGCGATGGCGATCCACCCGTTGTTGCCGATCTCGGTGCCGAGCAGCAGTCCGCGCAGGGTCTCGATGGCGGGGGTGAAGGGCTGGTACTCGGCGATGGGCTGGAACCAGCCGGGCATGGTGTCGGCGGGGATGAAGGCGCTGGAGATGAGCGGCAGGAGAATCAGCGGCATGGCCATGTTGCTGGCGGCCTCGGGGTTCGGGCTGGCCATGCCCATCCCGACCGCGATCCAGGTGAGCGCCAGGGTGAACAGCGCGAGCAGCCCGAACGCCGCCAGCCACTCCAGGGCGGTGGCGTCGGTGGAGCGAAAGCCCATGGCCACGGCGACGGCACTGACCAGGACCAGGCTGGCGAGCACCTGCAGCACGCTGCCGGCGACGTGTCCGATGAGCACCGAGCCGCGGTGGAGCGCCATGGTGCGGAAGCGGGCGATCAAGCCCTCGGTCATGTCCATGGAGACGGAGATCGCGGCCCCGATCACGGTGGAGCCGATGGTCATCATCAGCAGGCCCGGGACGATGTAGGCGATATAGGCGGAGCGGTCGGCGACGCCGCCGCCGCCGATGCCCGCGCTCATCACGTCTCCGAAGATGTAGACGAAGAGCAGCAGCAGCATGATCGGAGTGAGCAGCAGGTTCAGCGTCATGGACGGGTAGCGCCGGGCGTGCAGCAGGTTGCGGCGCAGCATGGTGTTCGAGTTGCGGACGGCGAGGGAGAAGGCGTTCATCGGGCGGTCTCCTTGGACTGGCTGGGGACGTGGGTGGAGCCGGTCAGGGCGAAGAACACGTCGTCGAGGTCGGGGGTGTGCACGGTCAGCTCGTCGGCCTCGATGCCGGCGGTGTCGAGCCAGTCGAGGATGGAGCGCAGCTCGCGCTGGCTGCCGTCGCTGGGGATCTGCAGCGCCAGCGCCTCGTCGTCGCGGGTGGCCTCGCGCAGGGCGACGGCGGCGCGCTGGTAGTCGTTGGGGTCGGTGAAGCGGAGCCGGACGTGTCCGCCGGGGATGAGCCGCTTGAGCTCCTCGGCGGTGCCCTCGGCGGCGATCTTGCCGTCGTTGAGGACGGCGATGCGGTCGGCGAGTTCGTCGGCCTCCTCCAGGTACTGGGTGGTGAGGAAGACGGTGACGCCGCCGGTGACGAGTTCGCGGATGATCTGCCACATGTTGTGGCGGCTGCGCGGGTCGAGGCCGGTGGTCGGCTCGTCAAGGAAGATGATCCGCGGGTTGCCGACCAGCGTCATGGCGATGTCCAGGCGGCGCTTCATGCCGCCGGAGTAGGTGGAGACGGGCTTCGACGCGGCTTCCGTCAGGTCGAAGCGTTCGAGGAGTTCGGCGGCCCTGCGGCGGCCCTCGCCGCGGGGGAGCAGGTGCAGGTCCGCCATCAGGAGCATGTTCTCCTGACCGGTGATCAGGCCGTCGACGGCGGAGAACTGGCCGGTGACACCGATCGCGGCCCGCACCGCCTGCGGGGCGGTGGCCAGGTCGTGGCCGCCGACGTGCAGATCGCCGGCGTCGGCGGTGATCAGGGTGGAGAGGATCTTGACGGCGGTGGTCTTGCCGGCCCCGTTCGGGCCGAGCAGGGAGAAGACCGTGCCGGCCGGCACCGCCAGATCGATGCCGTCGAGGACTGTCTTGTCCCCGTAGGACTTACGCAGCCCCTTGGCCGCGATGGCGAGTGAGTGCGATGTCGTTGTCGTCATGCCGCAGAGAGTGCGGCAGGGCGCGTTCAGCGCGGTTTCACGCTGGTTTCAGTGCCCTGGAACCAGGGTCGCCTTGGCGGACGACGAGGCACGACGAAGCACAACGAGGCAGGACGAGGCCGCTCACGAGCCGTTCGGAAGCCGATCAGGATTCGAGAAGCGCAGGACCCTGGGCCGCGCCTAGCGTGAAGGCCATGGGCAACCGCCCGACCGAATCCCACCCAAGACTTCAGGAGCGATCATGATCAAGACCGTGCTGCACCCCGTCTCCGACCTGGCGAAGGCCACGGAGGTGTACGCCGCCCTGCTCGGCGTGGCGCCGCAGGCCGAGGGTCCCTACTACGTCGGCTTCGAGGCCGACGGCCAGCACATCGGGCTGGTGCCGGGCGGTGGACCGCAGGGCATGACCTCACCGGTGGCGTACTGGCACGTGCCCGACATCGAGGCGAAGCTGGCCGAGGTGACCGCCGCGGGTGCCACCGTGAAGGAGCAGCCGCACGACGTCGGCGGCGGCCGCCTGGTGGCCACCGTCACGGACCCCGACGGCAACGTCCTCGGCCTGATTCAGGACCAGTGAGTTCCGGCAGGCCCAGGCGCGCTGGGCCGAGGCGAAGCAGAATCGGAAGGCGGCCCGCGCAACGGATGGAGACACGATGAGCACGGCCAAGAGGACCAAGGCGCAGACGCAGACGCAGACGAAGACGCGTTCGCAGTCACGGTCGGGATCAGGGTCGGGGTCGCAGTCACGGTCCGGGTCCGGGTCCGGGTCCGGGTCCGGGTCCGGGTCCGGGTCCGGGTCGGGGTCGCCTGCGCCGCACAGTGCCGACAGCCATGATCTGATCCGCGTCCACGGCGCGCGCGTGAACAATCTCAAGGACATCACCCTCGAGATCCCGAAGCGCCGGCTGACGGTGTTCACCGGCGTCTCCGGCTCGGGCAAGAGCTCGCTGGTGTTCGACACGATCGCCGCGGAGTCGCAACGGCTGATCAACGAGACGTACAGCGCCTTCGTGCAGGGCTTCATGCCGACCCTCGCCCGGCCCGACGTCGACGTGCTCGACGGGCTGACCACCGCGATCAGCGTCGACCAGCAGCGGCTGGGTGCCGACCCCCGCTCCACGGTCGGCACCGCCACCGACGCCAACGCGATGCTGCGCATCCTCTTCAGCCGGCTCGGCAAGCCGCACATCGGGCCGCCCAGCGCGTACGCCTTCAACGTCCCCTCGGTCCGGGCGAGCGGTGCGATCACCGTCGAGCGCGGCGCCAAGAAGACGGTGAAGGCGACCTTCTCCCGTACCGGCGGCATGTGTGCGCGCTGCGAGGGCCGGGGCACGGTCTCCTACCTCGACCTCGCCCAGCTCTACGACGACTCCAAGTCGCTCAACGAGGGCGCGATCACCGTCCCCGGCTACAAGGGCGGCGGCTGGAACTCCCGGCTCTACAGCGAGTCGGGATTCGTCGACCCTGACAAGCCGATCGCCAAGTACACGAAGAAGGAACTGCACGACTTCCTCCACCGCGAGCCGACCAGGATGAAGATCGCGGGCATCAACATGACCTACGAGGGTCTGATCCCGCGGATCCAGAAGTCGATGCTCTCCAAGGACAAGGAGGGGATGCAGCCGCACATCCGGG harbors:
- a CDS encoding ABC transporter permease, yielding MNAFSLAVRNSNTMLRRNLLHARRYPSMTLNLLLTPIMLLLLFVYIFGDVMSAGIGGGGVADRSAYIAYIVPGLLMMTIGSTVIGAAISVSMDMTEGLIARFRTMALHRGSVLIGHVAGSVLQVLASLVLVSAVAVAMGFRSTDATALEWLAAFGLLALFTLALTWIAVGMGMASPNPEAASNMAMPLILLPLISSAFIPADTMPGWFQPIAEYQPFTPAIETLRGLLLGTEIGNNGWIAIAWCVGLTALGYRWSTALFNRDPK
- a CDS encoding helix-turn-helix domain-containing protein; amino-acid sequence: MASLNVGNLGEYLREQRRTAQLSLRQLAEAAGVSNPYLSQIERGLRKPSAEVLQQVAKALRISAETLYVRAGILDEKEREELETRAVILADPSINERQKQVLLQIYDSFRKENAAEAAEATEGDRRAEGDDTPDAERRPAS
- a CDS encoding ATP-binding protein, whose protein sequence is MTTDLTLLPRVAYRGQEVTAPRLRGLLALLASDLRTGCGSERLVAGLWPDALPERPGKAVQVLVSRARALLGADVIASTPTGYRLALAEDQVDSSALLLHAATSADRARAGDHAGSLAAAEAGLALWEGTPDGPGGPGGPGGTTDPVAALRTERAPVRGTLARARALALARLGRHAEAAGPLAAAASEHPRDEEVLAELLRGEAATTGPSAALMRYEAYRRELRDELGTDPGAALKAVQRELLRGEAPAVRHGVPHEPNPLLGRDEDIAAVERLLRASRAVTLVGPGGLGKTRLAHAVSRRAEQRVVYFVPLAGVTADEDVAAEVASALGAGEGRPSAVSGHAAADPVSGILGVLGSGPALLALDNCEQVVRGAADLVQALVSSSRDLRVLTTSRAPLGLTSEAVYALPELGPATSAELFTQRARAARPGVELPPDAVAELCRHLDGLPLALELAAARVRVLSVPEIARRLGDRFALLRGGVRDVPERHRTLHAVVDWSWNLLDEDARAALRMLSVFPGGFSGEAAEQVLGEDALFLLEQLAGQSLITVADTPAGMRFRMLETIREFSAARRAEAGEDEEAVGRFLAWARDFGIAHHDWFFGSGPLSAWERIRAEQDNLVLALRHALARTDGPTTAALTAVLAALWSTGSNYPRLVALAAETGPPLSHYHPEPEHVEVARAAAVLCTASLFMGYGPHVVRQLVTLRRLPPAPPDTLLRAIATVLSAVPEMLPPDYDVLRGLCDSEQPLLAGIAECVATYVWESEHDIDRALASARRIIAALAPVDNPFLQVMGHARLSELYLQTEQGEAAYGHLKAALQALQALPRLGDEHDFIGVRWSLVLACLQRGDPDEAEYWLRQAAGANTSQQDDHSMDLLGRAEIALARGLTEVGLGLWRSAVQPLPAADSTHGGDPFLDRWVLQILAVAVTAHAHAGRLELVAEPVDRLRQGLRTLLSGPSGSPMEFPVFGTVLHALGMAGLASGDTGAVRMIALAERLRVLRDFQPTMSADRARQAVGAAGNAARAAYADAVSEYAALERDELREAARAVMAVTSGRG
- a CDS encoding ATP-binding cassette domain-containing protein gives rise to the protein MTTTTSHSLAIAAKGLRKSYGDKTVLDGIDLAVPAGTVFSLLGPNGAGKTTAVKILSTLITADAGDLHVGGHDLATAPQAVRAAIGVTGQFSAVDGLITGQENMLLMADLHLLPRGEGRRRAAELLERFDLTEAASKPVSTYSGGMKRRLDIAMTLVGNPRIIFLDEPTTGLDPRSRHNMWQIIRELVTGGVTVFLTTQYLEEADELADRIAVLNDGKIAAEGTAEELKRLIPGGHVRLRFTDPNDYQRAAVALREATRDDEALALQIPSDGSQRELRSILDWLDTAGIEADELTVHTPDLDDVFFALTGSTHVPSQSKETAR
- a CDS encoding VOC family protein, which translates into the protein MIKTVLHPVSDLAKATEVYAALLGVAPQAEGPYYVGFEADGQHIGLVPGGGPQGMTSPVAYWHVPDIEAKLAEVTAAGATVKEQPHDVGGGRLVATVTDPDGNVLGLIQDQ